The nucleotide window TCTTCATCGGGCAGTAGGGCAGTTGGGACCACGCCATCAATTCCCGAGATATCTCGGCACGGGTCAGCTCCTGCTTCCTGGCGAGCACAACTTCCGAGGGAGCACTCAGGTTGACGACGAGATCCGGGCGTGGGAGAAGGCCGATCGCGGCAGTCGCAAGGGACGCCGGCCCATAAAAGCGGAGCGCCGCAGGCTGCACAACATAGCCGTACGCCCACCGGTCGGCGATCACAAGGCTCCCCCGTCGCAGTGCCGGCCGAATGGCAATCGCATACCCGATCCAACAGCGGCCCCAGTTGCGGATCAGGCGACACCAGCCAAGGACTCGTGAGCCAGTCGGATTTATCACGGGACGCCGTGTTGCCTCATGCGCTGGCGGCTTTGTAAGGAGCTGCCTGCGAAGCGGTGGCATGAAGTGAAAGTACGCGGTGGGTCCCCCAAATGAGTTGGCCAGGGCCCTCGCCACGCTGGTTTTCCCCACGCCATCGGGTCCTACAAGGACGATGAATGCGCCCGAGTGGCCGCGGTGAGCGATAACTGAAGCAACCCGTATCACTATTTGAACTCACAGTCTGACTGTCCGAACCCGGCGGGCTGGAGCTTACGGTGCGGTAAGCCCCAGGAGCAAGCCATGGGTGAGTTGGGACTGTACTGATAAGTGTCTTGTCCTGGGCAGCTGCGAGACTTTAACACGGTAGACTCCAATGAACCGCTGTCGCTCGCCGCCGAGCCTCGAGGCCTACAGGGCGGCTCTTCTACTGGCCGGGTGAACCGTCATTCGGACTTCAGCAACCTAAGCCATCCCAAGGACCCGCATGTACTCGCTAGCGATTCGAGCAGGGGCATAGTATGCCCGTATGTCACGCACGTCGTCTTCCGTAGGAAGAAACAGGTCGCGCTTCTCAATGATTTCCAGCATCCGGCAGGCGAACTCCTCGACATCGAGCGGATCGCTGACGTAGGTTGCCTTCCCAAGAGTCGTTTCTGGGAGGGCCGCGCATCTGGTCGTGAGCGTCGGAACCCCCATCCCGAGGGCCTCCACGGTGGGCATGCCGAAACCTTCGAACATTGATGGCAGCACGAAGAGATCCGCGCCGCGATAAAGGGAGCCCAGAACGTCATCCGGCACGTGGCCCAGAATCGCAATTCTGTCGCCTAAGTGGAGCTCCGCAATCAGCCCCGCTATATCATCTGCTGCTCCCCGCTTGATCCCCTGGAGGTTACCCCTCAGCTGTCCCGCGAGCACCAAATTGTGTGGAATTCGATGCCGAAGTGAAGCAAATGCCCGTATAAGCGTTGCGAGATTCTTGTGGGGATAGTGTGATGCGACGGTGAGGATATAGGTAGACGTTCGATCGTGGAGGGGCGACGCACGGGGTTCGCTCGAGGCCTCGAATCGCCCCCACGCGATTGGATTGGGAATCACGCACAGCTTGGACTCGTAGGTAGCTCCGTAAGCGTTCAACACGTCGTCCCGCACGAACTCGGAGATCGCGATTACATAATCGGCTGATCGTAGTGTCAAGCGGTGCGCGAAATTAAGCCATAGCCGCTTCCGCCGGGAGAAGTTGTCGGGCAGATGTCTGTACTGGATGTCGTGGATGATGGTGGCGGTTCTCACGCTGGGAAGCTTTGGAGGGGTGTAGTAATTGGCGAACAACATCGATGCGAGCCCCCGCCGGTAGGCCGCTAGAGGAACATTGATGGACTCCTTGACGAATCGATTCCCGCGACCCTGGACTTCCACCAAAGACAGGCCCAGCCGATCGCGCAGGCTCTCCAACCGGCGCTGGAACACGGGATCGAGCTCCCCTACGCTTTGGACGAACAGCGTGGTGCCCCAGGCCTCGGGATGCTGCGCTAAGCCTTCCAGGAGGTTGTAGAGCATGTACTCGGCGCCGCCCACCCGACCGGTACGGATGAATAGTCCGCTCACGCCTAGCATACGCAACTGCCTTGACCAAGCCCTCCCCCCCCAAGTTGGCCCTTGCGCATCGGTCCTCGCTCCCGGTTTCGCCTCCCAGTTCCGATCCTCAGAGATCGGCAACCGGGACGATCACCGCAGGAACTGCGGAGTGTAAGTTCGCCCCGCCGATCGAACACTTGGCCGCTGTGGATCGGTCGCCACGGCCGGTGCTCGCGTCTGGTTTGCAATAAGGATGCAGACCAGAAGCAGCAGCAGGTCGAACCCCGGTGCGGCGGCAAAGCTTTCGAATGTGACCGAGTTGACCGTCAGGTACACAGCGGCCGAGAAGGCGCTCGCCTGGCACCATACCGCCTCTCGTGAGAGCCCCTCTATCGGCCGGCAGGTGACCACGAGACAGTACACCAACGAGCCCCACAGCAGCACCGCGCCCAGCACTCCCAGGTCGAGGAGAGTCTGCAAGAGTGCGTTGTGGGCATAAGAGGCCCAGGGTACCGCCGCCAATAGGGCAGCGCGCGACCCCTGGAAGCCAACGCCCAAAACCGGATGCTTGACCAGGAGGGGCCATGCCGCTCGCCAGACGTCGGTTCGCCCGGAAAAGCCCTCCAGATCTCGGACGGATTGGCCTCGCAATATGAGCTCGGCGACCCGAGGGTCGGTACTCGCGATCCGGGTAAGCAGATCGGCCATGGTTTCGCCCTTGGAAGCAAACAGCACCAGGAGCGCGACGCTAAACGCTATGAGCGCGAGCACGGTCCAGACTCGCAGATGCTTGCGGACGAGCAATGCGCCGGCCCCCGCGAGAAAGGCCGCAGACGGTCCACGGGAATTCGCGGCGATCAGGAGTCCGGTAAGGGGGACCATGTACAAGGCGAGTGGCAGTCCGAAGCGTCGTTCGCGCCAGCCACGGGGGCCGAAGACGATC belongs to Gemmatimonadales bacterium and includes:
- a CDS encoding glycosyltransferase family 1 protein, which gives rise to MSGLFIRTGRVGGAEYMLYNLLEGLAQHPEAWGTTLFVQSVGELDPVFQRRLESLRDRLGLSLVEVQGRGNRFVKESINVPLAAYRRGLASMLFANYYTPPKLPSVRTATIIHDIQYRHLPDNFSRRKRLWLNFAHRLTLRSADYVIAISEFVRDDVLNAYGATYESKLCVIPNPIAWGRFEASSEPRASPLHDRTSTYILTVASHYPHKNLATLIRAFASLRHRIPHNLVLAGQLRGNLQGIKRGAADDIAGLIAELHLGDRIAILGHVPDDVLGSLYRGADLFVLPSMFEGFGMPTVEALGMGVPTLTTRCAALPETTLGKATYVSDPLDVEEFACRMLEIIEKRDLFLPTEDDVRDIRAYYAPARIASEYMRVLGMA
- a CDS encoding O-antigen ligase family protein, with the protein product MASFRSAGTIAVPRRQQLVGGVGLTCALVVASILVAYGGARDLRLFAAAGVLVCLPFVVYAAFLWPLRALPAGFVLVLIAATKFRGRSATASLEGDADSQVKFELAMYAFLGLVVVLAYLRHSRAVRRLRPVELILLSYALLALCSTLWSPSRALTLVRAAQQLILLCLAVLSVRLMSPSRLLRALSGAVLAYVLICSTLSLAFPWAGGGLVDFGEGQRFSWFAMHPIAAATLIGIASLLTLSVIVFGPRGWRERRFGLPLALYMVPLTGLLIAANSRGPSAAFLAGAGALLVRKHLRVWTVLALIAFSVALLVLFASKGETMADLLTRIASTDPRVAELILRGQSVRDLEGFSGRTDVWRAAWPLLVKHPVLGVGFQGSRAALLAAVPWASYAHNALLQTLLDLGVLGAVLLWGSLVYCLVVTCRPIEGLSREAVWCQASAFSAAVYLTVNSVTFESFAAAPGFDLLLLLVCILIANQTRAPAVATDPQRPSVRSAGRTYTPQFLR